The window TGAGACCGGCGCCCTTCCTCGGATTTCCGGCCATTAATTCGGTCGGCGACCGGGGGTTAGCCCCGGGGGTAGAGGATTGACAACCAGGCAATATTCTTGACACGTTTTTCAACAAAACAACCGTTGTTTTGCGCCGTATCTGTACTTACCACTTGTGATAATTTGTCATGCAGAGGCTGTTCAAGAGCAGAACAAAAAGGCAGTGTGTACATACACTGTACGCgacgcagctaacgttagctaacaagcTACATTTGAAAAGCCTCTTCTCACTTTAATTCCGTCGCCAATACAAGCTTACTACATAGTCGTTATGTTGTTGTGCCTACTGTCAGAAAGCTAGCTATCTCTTCTTGGCGACGGCAACTTAAAGTCCCCTGAGGAATCAACCCGGCTTATAATAAACTCGGGGTGTTAATAAGCTCACGTAGAGCGATCAACAAACAGGTTGTGCAGCAGTTTCAGACAGCCAACTACAAGCCAGTAGCTAAAGTAAACAAGGATGTCCGGCCGCAGCCTTCAAAGTAAAGGCATGGTCaatgaaccatagactgtatataaagaatTTTATGTTATCTTCATTTTACTCCACTATTCAGGGGCCAACATATGTAAATTATACATATAGCCTACTTTTCACCCCACTACATTTGTTcgactttagttactagttaatctaatatatttattatagtttatttcctttatttgccaagtacatttacacatacaaggaatgtatcctctgcatttaacccatcctaactaTAGTAATTAAAGTGGGCAGCCaggggaccaactccagttgTAATGCTAGTACCTACATCAAGGACAATTGCAGCTTGCATGCTTTATGCTCACCCACAcagagaacatgcaaactccacacagaaaggccctgcccAGGCCAGGAATCAACTTTGCatattcagattattattactacaaaatgtatagttttttttatataggttAATCCAACCAGCAGTAAAGTCATTACAATTGGCTCCACCTTTACAAGCTGCAACAAGAAGGAGAACACACTAATGCATCAGTAATTATACTccagtaatataatatacagtatatggatcTGAAATGGGCCACTCTGCattatgagtacttttacttttgtcacTTTAAGTCAATTTTGATGctaatggtggtggtggtgtatgTTGGGATTACATCTGTGACACTCCAGTTCCAGTCACTGCAGGACATGTAAGTACACattctacataaaaaaaaaaaacaaggtgagGCAAATGTGTAtggaagaaaatgtttttctttttattataaagACAAGAGTTGAAAAAAATTTAGATTTGCAGAACATACTGTGCGGCTTCTAAAAACAGCTTGAGCCCATTTGTCCAGTCTCTCAATTTATGAGGATAAGCAGGGTCTCAGACCTGTGGTTAGCAACCATTAATAATCACATAAAATCTGTTCAGACACTCACTTAACACTGGTAGACATTATGTTATGGTAGTATTTTTATGTGACTAACAATGcagcaacaacaataacaactgcATTTGTGAAAGACAGTAGATCTGAACTCAAGGAAACATCATGTAAAGACTACATTCATATAATTCTATTTGATAGAGATGAGTTTCAAATGTAATCTATCAAGTCAGGAGTCTGGACCCCCACCTCTGGTAGTACAGCCTTCCTCTGCATCATCAGATGAGCCTATATTGGGGTTCCTTGGAAGCTCAAAGAAATGTTCAACAGCCGAGTTCCCAGCTCTGCCTGCTGCCCTCCAGGTAGAAACTCTGCAGACAGCTCTCTGTAGGTGCTGCAAACTCTGCGCTCCTGAACATCATCCCTATGAATGGCATGTTTCCATCTGTGCCGCGCCTCGCCATATAGCACTACTAAAGATCTGCGAGGAAGATGCACAGCTACATGGACTTCCCCTGCTAGTCCCAAATCTGGCAGACCCTGTTCGAGGGACATGGTGAGTGTAGTGTCCGATAACATGTTGATGGTGACCAGGCGTTCCCCCCACAGCCAGGAGTCGTCTAGGTGTGGATCGATGGCGGAGCCTCGCTGAGGATGGTAATCCAGGTTGCACTGCTCCACTGGTTGAAAGCCTCCTAGACTTGGCTCTTGCTGCATTCGGAGCACTAGCTTTTGGCTCAAAGCAGGCAGTCCACTGAAGCCACCTATACGCACTTTCCTTTTCTTGAAGTTAACTTTTGGACCAAAGTCCTGCaacaatgagaaaaaaagttttgtttatttcatcagAATATAATAATGGGACATTTTTAAAGAGTTGTAGATCGTTTTATCTCCACttactattttaatatttactccTGATCACCCGTGACTCTCCTGTTAGTTTTGATAGACATGTCAGGGCGGGACAAGATACACATTTATGATTCTACTAAGTAATCTAAAAATTAATctaatcaacatttttacacttcCATAGTCTTGGttatgtgaaagaacaacaccagagaaatgtattagaaagattttagacatttattcaACACACTTTCAGATTCTAAGAGTGATAGAGGAACCTTTAtagaatttaaaatatttgttgaactatgaagccttttgtaaaagagaagatttttttctcatctcatcacgataatttaaatgaataaatcccAAAAACCTTTCACGGACCCCTTTGGCAGAGTGTCACAGACTCCACTTTTGAGAATCGTGGTCTAATCAACCAAAATATCTGCAATTGTGAGTGTCGCACTGATTGAATCAAATAACCCTAAAATATATTGACCCTAAATACTAAGGATATAAACTGTTGGAGAGAATTTAGATATGTCTTATACATTTATTCATTGATTGATGATGAACACGCATAAAATGTGCTCTAATAATTTGGAGTCATATGCAAGCGGCAACTTCTagtgctgaaaaatgaagccaaagcggaagtgccaaaaactgctGTTTCATCGAGTGGcgagcatagactgtaggcATCATTCAGCCCACCTCAGCGCCACATCTTTTTTTGCCCATATTTGAATTAGCCAACATCAGTCACTGCCAGGATGGCGACGGCCGGAGCCACTAGGAGCTGCCCACTATgagcttcattttggctcttcagaaacctatgggtAACGCCACAGAGACTACGTCCATATTTCATACAGTCTATGTTCATATGTTCTAATCTGCACAGTTAGTCGAAAATGTTGACATTTAGATTTAGCCAATGTTCCTTTAGAGACCTGTGACTGATATTACAGATGCTATGTTTTCCTACAGTATATGCTAAATAAATTACAGTTTCTGGAGTAAGATAACAGATGTTGACATTGGCAAGCACCATTTAACAAAATTTAAGTTTTAGACCATAGCATGGACTCTAGCTGAAAACCCACTATTGTGAGTTAACTGGTATAAAGATCAGAGGAGGTAAATTATGGCAGACAATCTTGCTCAACAAAACACTGGAATCAAAACTAATGTACGAGTATTACTGGTATGACTGCCCAAAGCCAGTATGGCAGGTTTATAACACTGTGTCCAATAAACAAGCTACTTGTGAAACTTTTGTCCTCCAGCTCTTGTTCACTTGTAATGTGTAGCATGACCCTGGAAAACCACATCCAaagtacacagacagacatttggtcatgttgtgtgtgtgtgtgtgtgtgtgtgtgtgtgtgtgtgtgtgtgtgtgtgtgtgtgtgtgtgtgtgcttatgacAGTCAGAAACTACATGTGTTCCACATAACCTGTTTCCTTCGACCAGACTGGGACTCATTCCACACATCTTGGTCCATCGTGCTTATCAggtttttctcctcctcttctgatATAAAGTTCTCCCGCAGGAAGACACCAGGAAAGGGGAAGGACGTAGCCTCGGCATCTTTGTGAATGGCAAGCCCTGTCTCAGAATCGTAGCGTAAACGATGCACAATCTTCgtagacaaaaacacaattataATGTTAGGTCTACACCACATTAATAATGAATAAGACATTACATTCATCATATCGTCATTTCTGATGATGAAATGCAATTTGACTGTATTATGTAGGATTTGAAGAAGGCCTGAGGGCCGAAACTTCATCAGAATAAATAGAGAAAGGTCATATGGAACACTTTTCCTCCTTACTTTCAAATATTAAACATGCATGACAGTCCCTTCCAGTCCAGGAAGTGCAttatcaaacaaacaatcaaGCAGAGATAAgtgcagtggtgaaagaagtactcagatcctttacttaagcaaACGTcctaataccacagtgtaaaaaaaataactcaaagtacactacaagtaaaagtcctgcattcaaaatcttactaaAGTAAAAGAGGAGTGAATTactttacagtatatactgCTGGGCAGTTTAATCTATTATATTACGTCATAATTTAATTAGTTAATTTTagtattaataatctgaatgCCGGTGCCATTCATCCAGCCACATTCTGCTTATGTACTAAgctgaaggagctgatgggataacatttcactggaatttaACGTCGTACGATTGCATGTAACGAATTAAAATTGATTGATCATAATCGAGCTAACTAAACGTTatgaaataaaaagtataaaagttCGAAGTACCATATTTGCCTCTGACGTGTAGTGGAGTATAAGTATTAAGTAGCAGTACAAGCACCTCACATTTGAACACGGTGAGGAATTTAgctaaatgtaacgttactaacttagctcctttccaccactggaaacAGAAAAGCCATCTTGTTACAACGAGAAAAACTGGTACAAATAATATTACGGCGTAATAACGGAAAAATACTGTATCCTGTTATAACAATAAATGTGACTGTACAGACTCGTTCAGTAATAACGTTTTGACAGATGGAATGTCCTGTCAGAGAGCACCCGTAGCTATTTTTGAGTGGCGATAGCAAACAAACGGCTGCGTCCGTTTCCTGCTGataaaaagcttgtaaaatacAGTTTTCAATCCGATATTTTATACCTGTGGTTCATTCGCCTCCAGTTGTCCTTTTCCCCTTAATTTTTCACACTTGAGACACCGCCGGATGCCTTTACAAGCACACGAAGTAACGCCATCACTGCTGTCAGGGGCCATCATCCTgcatcttctttttcttctgttgATATGTAGGTGGCGGACCTGTTAAAATAGGTAAACATCGCCACCTAACGAAACGTTGGGTCTATTGTTCACCACACACTGTATCAGAATCAAAATAAgaaatatgtataatattattattgttaaatattTCTGAGTAAAAACGAAAGAGCTAAGCATTTTTTTCGAAGTAGTAAATTATCCAAGGACTGTGCAAAAGTTCACTGTATGAAGTATACATTATGATAGATTAAGATTGATGATAAATTAGATAGATTATACTTCCCAGCAGTATATGAAGTAATTAAAATGTGCCACATCTTAACCTACTGCAACTTTAACGTGATGTATACAGTAAGTAACATAAtgtatattattctgaaatagctaggccattctgcataatgagtgcttttacttttggtattttgttatgtttatttatgGGGTTTTCAGGTTTacaatgttacatttaaaacgtgtgtgtgtgtgtgtgtgtgtgtgtgtgtgtgtgtgtgtgtgtgtgtgtacatataaataaagttaaagtaCAGTGAGGTAGAGTATTTATTAGAATTCACATATACTCCTACAGGTTTGGTATTTTTTTATACTAATACTTTTGAGATTTTgaaagcaggacttttacttgtaacagagtttgGGCTGTGGGCTTTAAATTCTACCTGTCAGGTTTGACTCAGggtaaaaaaaatccctttattATTAAAAACCATGTAAACCACGCCCACCGGATACACGCTGTGTTTCCCCGGGAAAGCTCGGTTTCTAGTTAGTTCCTCCATGGTTAGTTCACTTGTTGATGCTGAAGAAGTGTTGGTAAGTAACTTTTATCCAAGGATATTAACACATTCATAAACCATGTTTGCTTATACAAGATAAACGATTAGCTAGGATATGAGTTAAAACTTAAGAATAATTGCCTGTAATGTTAACGTAGTAGCCTAAAGATGCAAGTAAATGGCATTCGCTGCTTCCAACGTGCCTAGCTAACCTCCTCTG is drawn from Sander vitreus isolate 19-12246 chromosome 13, sanVit1, whole genome shotgun sequence and contains these coding sequences:
- the alkbh4 gene encoding alpha-ketoglutarate-dependent dioxygenase alkB homolog 4 gives rise to the protein MMAPDSSDGVTSCACKGIRRCLKCEKLRGKGQLEANEPQIVHRLRYDSETGLAIHKDAEATSFPFPGVFLRENFISEEEEKNLISTMDQDVWNESQSGRRKQDFGPKVNFKKRKVRIGGFSGLPALSQKLVLRMQQEPSLGGFQPVEQCNLDYHPQRGSAIDPHLDDSWLWGERLVTINMLSDTTLTMSLEQGLPDLGLAGEVHVAVHLPRRSLVVLYGEARHRWKHAIHRDDVQERRVCSTYRELSAEFLPGGQQAELGTRLLNISLSFQGTPI